The Sulfitobacter sp. SK011 genome has a window encoding:
- a CDS encoding SMP-30/gluconolactonase/LRE family protein → MSTFDSHTCLLGEGPLWHPTRNTLFWFDIARKTLFSRKGATRREYPLDAHYSAAGWVDDDTLVIASETALWRFDIGSGTRTHLVDLEADNAITRSNDGRADPWGGFWIGTMGKTAEPKAGAIYRYYRGTLRQVVGDITISNAICFAPDHSHAYYTDTTTRQIMRIALDAKTGWPDGDPEVFKDLAADGLNPDGAVTDASGNIWVALWGAGQVACFAPDGTALRQIEVPAAQPTCPAFGGPDLRDLYVTSATQGLKKPGATDGMTFCFPDVSKGLPEPQVIL, encoded by the coding sequence GTGAGCACGTTCGACAGTCATACCTGTCTGTTGGGCGAAGGACCCTTGTGGCACCCTACACGCAACACGCTGTTTTGGTTTGATATTGCCCGAAAAACCCTTTTCTCGCGAAAGGGTGCAACACGCCGTGAATACCCGCTTGATGCCCATTATTCGGCGGCGGGCTGGGTGGACGACGACACGCTTGTCATTGCCTCTGAAACGGCGCTTTGGCGGTTCGATATCGGCTCTGGCACCCGCACTCATCTGGTTGATCTTGAGGCGGACAACGCCATCACCCGGTCCAACGACGGGCGCGCCGATCCTTGGGGTGGATTTTGGATTGGCACCATGGGCAAAACGGCAGAGCCAAAGGCCGGGGCGATCTATCGTTACTATCGCGGCACTCTGCGGCAGGTGGTGGGTGATATCACCATCAGCAATGCCATTTGTTTCGCGCCAGACCACAGTCATGCGTATTACACCGACACGACGACAAGGCAGATCATGCGCATCGCTCTGGATGCCAAAACCGGATGGCCCGATGGTGATCCGGAGGTTTTCAAAGACTTGGCCGCGGATGGCCTGAATCCGGACGGTGCGGTGACAGATGCGTCAGGCAACATCTGGGTGGCGCTGTGGGGGGCGGGTCAGGTAGCGTGTTTTGCCCCCGATGGCACAGCCTTGCGCCAGATCGAGGTCCCCGCAGCGCAGCCGACCTGCCCTGCTTTTGGCGGGCCTGATCTGCGCGATCTTTATGTGACATCTGCCACGCAAGGGTTAAAAAAGCCGGGTGCCACAGATGGTATGACTTTTTGTTTCCCGGATGTGTCCAAAGGGCTGCCGGAACCGCAGGTGATCTTATGA
- a CDS encoding beta-galactosidase, translated as MKRALGVCYYPEHWPQEMWAPDAARMAEAGITWVRIGEFAWSRLEPQPGVLNWDWLDQAIAVLADAGLKIVLGTPSATPPRWMLNWFPDMLAVDATGHARKFGSRRHYCHSHAGYRDAAAQMAAQLGTRYGRDPRIAAWQIDNEYGCHETVISYSEAARVAFRDWLAQKYQDISALNMAWGNVFWSMDYGSFSQIDLPNQTVTQANPSHEMAFRRFCSDQVVAWNAAQVAALRPLTDAPLIHNYMGRVLEFDHFAVARDLDIASWDSYPIGFLSDRLEASAAHKARYLQQGDPDMQAFHHDLYRAMNKGRWWVMEQQPGPVNWAPYNPAPLPGMVRLWTWEAFAHGAEVVSYFRWRQAPFAQEQMHAGLMRPDDVAAPGLAEAAAVAAEIGEMPEVDIAQPPVALILDYASAWAWNVLPQGADFDYFRLVFDAYQAVRRQGFSVDILSADHADLSGYKLVLAPGLATLPDDLRAAMDTCKAPCLIGPRSNLVTDELRIPQPMGPALTRMDATVTRVESLPPGVSRPVQGGGAIVHWAETVEGAAEPVLSGQDGAPALLATGNLHYLAGWPDATLWDRLINTLARQGGLEPTQLPEGLRLRDTATHQFAFNYGTDPVTWRDREIAAAGVAWWPLDDTGQP; from the coding sequence ATGAAACGCGCCCTTGGTGTTTGTTATTACCCCGAACATTGGCCTCAGGAGATGTGGGCACCGGATGCCGCACGCATGGCTGAGGCGGGCATCACATGGGTTCGCATTGGCGAATTTGCCTGGTCCAGGTTGGAGCCGCAGCCGGGTGTGTTGAACTGGGACTGGCTGGATCAGGCGATCGCGGTGTTGGCCGATGCGGGCCTCAAAATTGTGCTTGGCACACCCTCTGCCACCCCGCCGCGCTGGATGCTGAATTGGTTCCCCGACATGCTGGCCGTTGACGCCACAGGCCACGCGCGCAAGTTCGGTTCCCGCCGCCACTATTGCCACAGCCATGCAGGATACCGCGACGCAGCGGCACAGATGGCGGCACAATTGGGTACAAGATACGGGCGCGATCCGCGCATCGCCGCCTGGCAAATCGACAATGAATACGGCTGTCATGAGACGGTGATCAGCTATTCTGAGGCGGCGCGTGTTGCGTTTCGCGACTGGCTTGCGCAGAAGTACCAGGATATTTCGGCGCTCAACATGGCATGGGGCAATGTGTTCTGGTCAATGGACTATGGCAGTTTCAGCCAGATCGACCTGCCCAACCAGACCGTGACCCAGGCCAACCCGTCGCATGAGATGGCCTTTCGCCGCTTTTGTTCAGATCAGGTGGTTGCGTGGAATGCAGCACAGGTGGCGGCATTGCGCCCCTTAACGGATGCGCCGCTCATTCATAATTACATGGGCCGGGTGCTGGAATTTGATCACTTCGCCGTGGCGCGTGATCTTGATATTGCGTCCTGGGACAGCTACCCCATCGGCTTTCTGTCGGACCGATTGGAGGCGTCCGCCGCGCACAAGGCCCGTTATCTGCAACAGGGTGATCCCGACATGCAGGCCTTTCATCACGACCTCTACCGCGCGATGAACAAGGGGCGCTGGTGGGTGATGGAACAGCAACCCGGCCCGGTCAACTGGGCACCCTACAACCCTGCCCCCCTGCCCGGCATGGTGCGGCTTTGGACCTGGGAGGCCTTTGCCCACGGGGCCGAGGTGGTGAGCTATTTTCGCTGGCGCCAAGCGCCTTTTGCGCAGGAACAGATGCACGCAGGCCTGATGCGCCCGGATGATGTGGCCGCACCGGGACTGGCCGAAGCCGCCGCCGTCGCCGCGGAAATCGGCGAAATGCCTGAGGTCGATATTGCACAGCCTCCCGTTGCGTTGATCTTGGATTACGCGTCTGCCTGGGCTTGGAATGTGCTGCCGCAGGGGGCCGACTTTGACTACTTTCGTCTGGTTTTTGACGCCTATCAGGCGGTCCGGCGGCAGGGGTTTTCGGTGGATATTCTGTCAGCGGATCATGCGGATCTGAGCGGGTATAAATTGGTGCTGGCCCCCGGACTGGCCACCCTGCCCGATGATTTGCGTGCGGCAATGGATACCTGCAAGGCCCCATGCCTGATCGGCCCGCGCAGCAATCTGGTGACCGACGAACTGCGCATCCCTCAGCCAATGGGTCCTGCATTGACGAGGATGGATGCGACGGTGACACGGGTGGAAAGCCTGCCTCCGGGCGTGTCGCGGCCCGTTCAGGGCGGCGGTGCAATCGTGCATTGGGCTGAAACAGTTGAAGGGGCAGCAGAGCCCGTCCTGAGCGGCCAAGACGGTGCCCCCGCGCTGCTGGCCACTGGAAATCTGCACTATCTGGCAGGTTGGCCGGATGCGACATTGTGGGACAGGCTGATAAACACATTGGCCCGCCAAGGCGGTCTGGAACCAACGCAACTGCCCGAGGGCCTGCGCCTGCGCGACACGGCAACACATCAGTTTGCCTTTAACTATGGCACGGACCCTGTGACATGGCGCGACCGGGAAATTGCGGCCGCAGGGGTGGCGTGGTGGCCGCTGGACGACACAGGTCAGCCATAA
- a CDS encoding OsmC family protein: MSEISVNLHWHRTVPALQSGNYSGEHVVQYNHSNEVQVDAAPDYGGDPACTNPEQALASALSSCHMLTFLALAAKAKWPVASYHDYAVAHLGKNPQGQMSVTRIDLHPVVRFDTGFQVSDAEMEQMQDRAHRYCFIANTLANSVEVNIL, translated from the coding sequence ATGTCAGAAATTTCTGTTAACTTGCACTGGCATCGCACCGTGCCTGCTTTGCAGTCAGGCAATTACTCGGGCGAACATGTTGTGCAGTATAATCACAGCAATGAAGTCCAGGTGGACGCGGCCCCTGATTACGGCGGCGATCCTGCCTGCACCAACCCCGAGCAGGCGCTCGCGTCGGCGCTGTCGAGCTGTCACATGCTGACGTTCCTCGCGCTGGCGGCCAAGGCCAAATGGCCGGTGGCCAGCTATCACGATTACGCCGTCGCCCATCTGGGCAAGAACCCGCAGGGGCAGATGTCGGTCACGCGTATTGACCTGCATCCGGTGGTGCGTTTCGACACCGGCTTTCAGGTCAGCGATGCAGAGATGGAGCAGATGCAGGATCGCGCCCATCGTTATTGTTTTATCGCCAATACGCTGGCCAACAGCGTCGAAGTCAACATTCTGTAG
- a CDS encoding SDR family oxidoreductase, with amino-acid sequence MAGELNGKIAAVTGGASGIGLASVESMLSAGAQVVIVDRDAIALKAICDRYGDAAIPLVIDLLDPVDCATLVPKILELCGQLDILHCNAGSYVGGDLIENDTSAIDRMMNLNVNVVMKNVHDVLPHMIERGSGDIIVTSSLAAHFPTPWEPVYASSKWAINCFVQTVRRQVFKHGIRVGSISPGPVITALLSDWPPEKLQEARDSGSLLETSEVAEVVMFMLTRPRGMTIRDVVMMPTNFDL; translated from the coding sequence ATGGCTGGTGAATTGAATGGAAAAATTGCTGCGGTCACTGGCGGAGCGTCAGGAATAGGGCTCGCAAGTGTCGAGTCGATGCTCTCTGCTGGGGCACAGGTGGTTATCGTTGACCGTGATGCCATTGCGCTGAAGGCAATTTGTGACAGGTATGGCGACGCCGCCATTCCGCTTGTTATCGACCTGTTGGATCCAGTAGATTGCGCGACATTGGTTCCTAAAATTCTTGAGTTGTGCGGCCAGCTCGACATTCTACATTGTAACGCTGGCTCATATGTCGGTGGCGATTTGATTGAAAATGACACCAGTGCCATTGATCGCATGATGAATCTGAACGTCAACGTTGTGATGAAGAATGTACACGATGTATTGCCACACATGATCGAACGAGGATCGGGCGACATAATCGTCACCAGCTCTCTGGCTGCTCACTTTCCCACCCCATGGGAGCCCGTATATGCTTCGTCCAAATGGGCTATTAACTGCTTCGTCCAGACTGTTCGTCGACAAGTTTTCAAGCATGGTATCCGCGTAGGCTCTATATCACCGGGGCCAGTTATCACGGCCTTGCTGTCAGATTGGCCACCGGAGAAACTACAAGAGGCGCGAGACTCTGGAAGCCTGTTGGAAACGAGTGAAGTCGCTGAAGTTGTTATGTTCATGCTGACGCGACCTCGCGGCATGACAATTCGGGACGTTGTGATGATGCCTACAAACTTCGATCTTTAA
- a CDS encoding pyridoxal-dependent decarboxylase: MKWDEFRARGKDAADWAADYHANLRERPVRAQTKPGDILAQLPLSPPDAAQPVDDILADLENTILPGMTHWQHPRFFAYFPANAAPISVLAEYYVSAIAAQCMLWQTSPAATELETRVCDWMRQAVGLPDGFAGVIQDSASTATLCAVLTMREKALEWAGNAKGLAGQPALRIYCSAEVHTSIDRAIWIAGIGEANLVRIKTHGPARGMDVDALGAAIAADRAAGHLPAGIIACVGGTSAGATDDICAVMDVAEAEGLYTHIDAAWAGSAMICPEFQALWAGVDRADSVVLNPHKWLGAQFDCTTHFLRDPTTLVKTLAIQPEYLKTHGADGIINYSEWSVPLGRRFRALKLWFLIRAHGLDGLREMIRNHVTWAQALAARLDGTADFEIVTQPMLSLFTFRYAPEGVKNADALNQTLVNRINDDGRIYLTQTRIDGALVIRFQAGAFTSTAQDVDLAYDVICETAQGLSRAV, from the coding sequence ATGAAGTGGGATGAATTTCGCGCACGGGGCAAGGATGCCGCCGATTGGGCCGCCGATTACCATGCAAACCTGCGCGAGCGCCCGGTGCGCGCGCAGACAAAGCCCGGCGATATTCTGGCGCAATTGCCGCTGTCGCCCCCCGATGCCGCACAGCCCGTTGACGACATTCTGGCCGATCTGGAAAACACGATTCTGCCCGGTATGACGCACTGGCAGCACCCGCGTTTCTTTGCCTATTTCCCGGCCAATGCCGCCCCGATTTCGGTGCTGGCAGAATATTACGTCAGCGCCATCGCGGCGCAATGCATGTTATGGCAGACCTCGCCCGCGGCCACAGAACTGGAAACCCGTGTATGTGACTGGATGCGACAGGCGGTTGGCCTTCCGGATGGTTTTGCCGGAGTGATCCAGGACAGCGCCAGCACCGCCACACTTTGTGCGGTCCTGACCATGCGGGAAAAAGCGCTGGAATGGGCGGGCAATGCCAAGGGGCTGGCGGGTCAGCCGGCCCTGCGCATCTATTGTTCGGCCGAGGTGCACACATCGATTGACCGCGCGATCTGGATCGCCGGGATTGGTGAGGCCAATTTGGTTCGCATCAAAACCCATGGGCCTGCGCGCGGCATGGATGTGGACGCCCTTGGTGCCGCGATTGCAGCAGACCGCGCAGCCGGGCACCTTCCCGCCGGGATCATTGCGTGTGTCGGTGGCACCAGCGCCGGGGCAACCGATGACATCTGCGCGGTCATGGACGTGGCAGAGGCCGAGGGGCTTTACACACATATCGATGCTGCATGGGCCGGTTCGGCAATGATCTGCCCTGAATTTCAGGCGCTTTGGGCTGGCGTTGACCGCGCTGACAGTGTTGTTCTGAACCCGCACAAATGGCTGGGCGCGCAGTTTGACTGCACCACACATTTTCTGCGCGATCCGACCACATTGGTTAAAACGCTGGCCATCCAGCCAGAGTACCTCAAGACCCACGGGGCGGATGGCATCATTAACTACTCCGAATGGTCGGTGCCTTTGGGACGCCGTTTTCGCGCCCTGAAATTGTGGTTTCTGATCCGCGCCCATGGTCTGGACGGGCTGCGCGAGATGATCCGAAATCATGTGACCTGGGCGCAAGCGCTGGCCGCCCGTCTGGATGGCACGGCTGATTTTGAGATTGTGACGCAGCCAATGCTGTCGCTCTTCACGTTCCGCTATGCGCCTGAGGGGGTGAAGAATGCTGACGCTTTGAACCAAACGCTGGTGAACCGCATCAACGACGATGGCCGCATCTATCTGACGCAAACCCGGATTGACGGGGCATTGGTGATCCGGTTTCAGGCAGGCGCGTTCACCAGTACGGCTCAGGATGTCGATCTGGCGTATGATGTGATTTGCGAAACGGCTCAGGGGTTGTCGCGCGCGGTCTAG
- a CDS encoding methylenetetrahydrofolate reductase, giving the protein MIDLDGVGTDHFAYIKPPEGHVSHSRLERVLRSGRFAVTAELNPPDSADPADVFEAAQPLGEVADAINATDASGANCHMSSIGICALLTRAGYSPVYQISCRDRNRIAIQGDVLGAAALGVSNVLCLTGDGVGVGDQPGAKPVFDFDSLTLLRTIRTMRDKGVFLSGRKITRPPQLFLGAAENPCIPPYDWRPDRLIKKIDAGAEFIQTNYIFDIPLFERFMARVRDEGAEKRVFIIAGVGPLASAKAARWMRSNVPGIHIPDQIIARMEGAANPSEEGKKICIELMQQLREIEGVAGVHIMAYRREHLVSSIILESGVLAGRRSAKRR; this is encoded by the coding sequence ATGATTGATTTGGATGGCGTTGGCACCGATCATTTTGCCTATATCAAGCCACCGGAAGGTCATGTCTCACACAGCAGGCTGGAGCGGGTGCTGCGATCAGGCCGATTTGCCGTGACGGCCGAGCTCAATCCACCCGACAGCGCCGATCCTGCGGATGTCTTTGAAGCAGCACAGCCTTTGGGCGAAGTGGCTGATGCGATTAATGCGACCGATGCGTCTGGCGCAAACTGTCACATGTCTTCGATCGGGATATGTGCCTTGCTGACACGCGCGGGCTATTCGCCGGTCTACCAAATTTCCTGCCGCGACCGGAACCGGATCGCGATTCAGGGCGATGTGCTGGGAGCGGCGGCGTTGGGTGTGTCCAACGTCTTGTGCCTGACGGGGGATGGTGTGGGCGTCGGGGATCAACCGGGGGCAAAACCGGTGTTCGATTTCGACTCGCTCACGCTTTTGCGCACGATCCGCACCATGCGCGACAAAGGTGTGTTCCTGTCGGGGCGCAAAATCACCCGCCCGCCGCAGCTGTTTCTAGGTGCGGCCGAAAACCCCTGTATTCCACCCTATGACTGGCGGCCCGACCGGCTGATCAAGAAGATCGATGCGGGTGCCGAGTTCATCCAGACCAATTACATCTTTGACATTCCTCTGTTCGAAAGGTTCATGGCGCGGGTCCGTGATGAGGGCGCAGAGAAGCGCGTGTTCATCATCGCCGGTGTCGGCCCGCTGGCGTCGGCCAAGGCGGCGCGATGGATGCGCAGCAATGTGCCCGGCATCCACATCCCGGATCAGATTATCGCGCGTATGGAAGGGGCCGCGAACCCTTCGGAGGAGGGCAAGAAGATCTGCATTGAGCTTATGCAGCAGTTGCGCGAGATTGAAGGTGTAGCGGGCGTGCACATAATGGCTTATCGCCGCGAGCATCTGGTTTCCAGCATCATTCTGGAATCCGGCGTTCTGGCCGGGCGGCGCTCTGCGAAACGACGATAA
- a CDS encoding enoyl-CoA hydratase — translation MQKSDILLRDLDDTGILRLTLNDVGRRNALSEAMLAELGAAFAKAGTNASVRVIILAANGPAFCAGHDLKEMTAGRAGPDGGKAYFTKVMTLCCGVMQAIVNCPKPVIAEVTGIATAAGCQLVASCDLAIAADTAQFSTPGVHIGLFCSTPMVALSRNVNNKHAMEMLLTGDMTPASRAAEIGLVNRVAAADALQDATMEMAARIASKSSMTLATGKRAFYAQREMPLSEAYDYASQVMVENMLARDAEEGIGAFIEKRSPEWQDI, via the coding sequence ATGCAAAAGAGCGATATACTGCTGCGCGATCTGGATGATACTGGCATCCTGCGCCTGACCCTGAATGATGTGGGTCGGCGCAACGCCCTGTCCGAGGCGATGCTGGCAGAGCTGGGTGCTGCCTTTGCCAAGGCGGGTACTAATGCGTCGGTACGCGTTATCATTCTCGCGGCCAACGGGCCGGCCTTCTGCGCCGGCCATGATCTCAAGGAAATGACCGCCGGTCGCGCGGGTCCTGATGGCGGCAAAGCTTATTTTACCAAGGTCATGACCTTATGCTGCGGCGTTATGCAGGCGATTGTGAACTGCCCCAAACCTGTCATCGCCGAGGTTACGGGAATTGCAACCGCAGCGGGGTGTCAGCTTGTGGCAAGTTGTGATCTGGCCATTGCGGCCGACACCGCGCAGTTCAGCACACCTGGTGTTCATATCGGCCTGTTTTGCTCTACACCCATGGTGGCCTTGTCACGCAATGTGAATAACAAACACGCGATGGAAATGCTGCTGACCGGTGATATGACACCGGCAAGTCGCGCGGCCGAAATCGGGCTGGTCAATCGCGTGGCCGCAGCCGACGCATTACAAGATGCCACGATGGAAATGGCCGCTAGGATCGCATCGAAATCCAGCATGACGCTGGCCACCGGTAAACGGGCCTTTTATGCGCAACGCGAAATGCCGCTGTCTGAGGCGTATGACTACGCCTCTCAGGTGATGGTCGAGAACATGCTTGCCCGCGATGCCGAGGAAGGCATCGGCGCTTTCATCGAGAAACGTAGCCCCGAATGGCAGGACATCTGA
- a CDS encoding methylenetetrahydrofolate reductase C-terminal domain-containing protein, whose translation MYRIRLFAVRHARSFEWIYKCVERVMVALDPLFSRIGYNRVERPVAMIEKGVKTLLFDCKMCGQCVLSSTGMSCPMNCPKQLRNGPCGGVRDGGYCEVKPDMKCVWVLAWDGASRMKEGARKIREVLPPVEHTLKGSSSWLRVSREKAGQMRESQNAARVTLAKAFPEARLQEPAAAPLSVEPPKATQAESER comes from the coding sequence ATGTATCGCATCCGGTTATTCGCTGTTCGCCACGCCCGCAGTTTTGAATGGATCTACAAATGCGTTGAAAGGGTGATGGTTGCCCTTGATCCGTTGTTTTCCCGGATCGGGTACAACAGGGTCGAGCGTCCCGTTGCTATGATCGAAAAGGGCGTAAAAACCTTGCTATTCGATTGCAAAATGTGTGGGCAATGCGTTTTGTCGTCTACCGGTATGTCCTGCCCGATGAATTGTCCGAAGCAATTGCGCAACGGCCCCTGCGGCGGAGTGCGCGACGGCGGGTATTGCGAGGTCAAACCCGATATGAAATGCGTCTGGGTGCTGGCCTGGGACGGGGCAAGCCGCATGAAAGAGGGCGCAAGGAAAATCCGCGAGGTCCTGCCACCGGTCGAGCACACGCTCAAGGGGTCGTCTTCCTGGCTGAGGGTGAGCCGTGAAAAGGCCGGTCAGATGCGCGAGAGCCAGAATGCGGCACGGGTCACGCTGGCGAAGGCGTTCCCCGAAGCGCGATTGCAGGAGCCGGCGGCGGCACCCCTGAGCGTTGAGCCGCCCAAGGCCACGCAAGCGGAGTCTGAGCGATGA
- a CDS encoding GlxA family transcriptional regulator, giving the protein MFHSIDLNGYVAVVVLDGFSTLSLGSIIEPFSHLAKSFPEIAPRLILAGLDGRSVRSKSGVMIECDEDGEALIVRLGRGRAPASIIICSDTEARIVERSRLLSLLRLANRNGVSIYGVGGATWLMAETGILKGGKGTVHWKSLAAFAEQYSEVCTEDALFVSNGSVISCAGELATLDMVLDIIGSISPQAAEATANQLLVSLPRRGNTSQPGSLAHRLRDVPQILSDAVRVMAYNIEYPLQATQVAEKCGVSVRQLERSFQNHLSTSPMQYYTQLRLEHAHNLTMQTNMTVLEVAVASGFGSSGALNKNFARRYGETPKQRRQNARRLSVAEAL; this is encoded by the coding sequence ATGTTTCATTCAATCGATCTAAATGGTTATGTCGCCGTCGTCGTTCTGGACGGGTTCTCAACTTTGAGTCTGGGGTCGATCATTGAGCCTTTTTCTCATCTGGCAAAGTCGTTTCCAGAGATTGCACCAAGGTTGATCCTTGCTGGGCTGGACGGAAGGTCTGTGCGGTCAAAAAGCGGAGTGATGATCGAGTGTGACGAGGACGGAGAGGCCCTGATTGTGCGACTTGGCCGTGGGCGTGCACCCGCGTCGATCATCATTTGCAGCGATACCGAGGCTCGTATCGTTGAGAGGAGCCGACTTCTGTCGCTCTTACGTCTTGCGAACCGAAATGGCGTGTCAATTTACGGCGTAGGCGGTGCGACCTGGCTGATGGCCGAAACTGGCATCCTCAAAGGCGGCAAGGGCACGGTTCACTGGAAATCGCTCGCGGCTTTCGCGGAACAATACAGTGAAGTCTGTACTGAAGATGCGCTTTTTGTCTCAAATGGCTCGGTGATAAGTTGCGCTGGAGAACTGGCCACCCTCGACATGGTGCTGGATATCATTGGCTCGATTTCGCCGCAGGCGGCGGAGGCCACGGCAAATCAATTGCTGGTTTCGTTACCGCGGCGTGGGAATACCAGCCAACCCGGATCACTGGCGCATCGGTTGCGGGATGTGCCCCAGATCCTCTCGGATGCGGTGCGGGTGATGGCGTACAACATCGAGTATCCGTTGCAAGCGACGCAGGTCGCTGAGAAATGCGGTGTGTCTGTACGCCAGCTTGAGCGGTCGTTTCAAAACCACCTGAGCACATCGCCAATGCAGTATTATACGCAGCTGAGGCTGGAGCACGCGCATAATCTGACGATGCAGACAAACATGACCGTTCTCGAGGTGGCTGTGGCCTCGGGGTTTGGCTCTTCCGGGGCGCTGAACAAGAATTTCGCACGCAGGTATGGCGAGACGCCGAAGCAACGCAGACAGAACGCACGACGCCTAAGTGTTGCTGAGGCGCTTTGA
- a CDS encoding acyl-CoA synthetase has protein sequence MDTNLYNSGLDRNPANYQPLTPLTFLERAASVFPDHTAIVHGSLRRSYAEFFARSRQLASALSKNGIGRGDTVSVLLHNTPAMLECHYGVPMCGAVLHSINTRLDAAIIAFQLDHAMAKLVIVDSELMPLMQEALALATVKPVLIQYDDPEYDGARIEVKTADYDVFLTRGNPDFDWLMPLDEWDAISINYTSGTTGDPKGVVSHHRGAYLLAQGNALTTSMAKHAVYLWTLPMFHCNGWCFPWTLSAIVGTHVCLRQVRAEPIWNALADEGVTHLCGAPIVMSLMISAPNAAKRDLDRTVQFFTAAAPPPEKLLADMKTAGFDVTHLYGLTETYGPAVVNDWHQGWSALPATRQATLKSRQGVRYLPLEGLDVLDPETMLPVPRDGQTMGEVMFRGNVVMKGYFRNPAATQDAFAGGWFHSGDLGVMHPDGYIQLKDRSKDIIISGGENISSIEVEETLYRHPAVGVVAVVAMPHEKWGETPCAFVELAEGQVADTDTLKAWCKEQLAPYKVPGKFVFMDIPRTSTGKIQKFVLREQARDLGAK, from the coding sequence ATGGACACCAATCTCTACAACTCTGGGCTGGACCGTAACCCGGCAAACTATCAGCCCCTGACGCCGCTGACCTTTCTGGAACGCGCCGCCAGCGTCTTTCCCGATCACACCGCAATCGTGCACGGTTCGCTGCGGCGCAGCTACGCGGAGTTTTTCGCGCGGTCGCGGCAACTTGCCTCGGCATTGAGCAAGAACGGGATCGGGCGCGGCGATACGGTGTCTGTATTGCTGCACAACACGCCTGCGATGCTTGAATGCCATTACGGCGTGCCGATGTGCGGCGCGGTTCTGCATTCGATCAACACGCGGCTTGATGCGGCGATCATCGCGTTCCAGCTGGATCACGCAATGGCCAAACTGGTGATCGTCGACAGTGAATTGATGCCGCTGATGCAGGAGGCGCTTGCCCTTGCCACGGTAAAGCCCGTCCTGATCCAGTACGACGATCCAGAATACGATGGTGCGCGCATCGAAGTGAAGACCGCCGATTACGACGTGTTCCTGACGCGTGGCAACCCGGATTTCGACTGGCTGATGCCGCTGGACGAATGGGATGCGATTTCGATCAACTACACCTCTGGCACCACGGGTGATCCCAAGGGTGTCGTGTCACATCACCGCGGTGCTTACCTTCTGGCCCAGGGCAATGCGTTGACCACGTCGATGGCAAAACACGCCGTCTATCTCTGGACCCTGCCGATGTTTCATTGCAACGGCTGGTGTTTCCCCTGGACCTTGTCGGCTATTGTCGGCACCCATGTGTGCCTGCGCCAGGTCCGGGCCGAACCGATCTGGAATGCGCTGGCGGATGAAGGCGTCACCCATCTGTGCGGTGCCCCCATCGTGATGTCGCTGATGATTTCGGCACCGAATGCGGCCAAACGTGACCTTGATCGCACCGTGCAGTTCTTTACCGCTGCCGCCCCACCGCCTGAAAAACTGCTGGCGGACATGAAAACCGCTGGCTTTGACGTCACGCATCTTTACGGACTGACTGAAACCTATGGCCCGGCGGTGGTGAATGACTGGCATCAAGGCTGGTCCGCTCTGCCCGCAACCCGGCAGGCGACGCTGAAGTCCCGCCAGGGTGTGCGCTACTTGCCGCTGGAGGGTCTGGATGTTCTGGACCCGGAAACGATGCTGCCCGTGCCGCGCGATGGCCAGACCATGGGCGAGGTCATGTTCCGCGGCAACGTGGTGATGAAAGGGTATTTCCGCAATCCCGCCGCCACCCAAGACGCCTTTGCCGGTGGCTGGTTCCACTCGGGCGATCTGGGGGTGATGCATCCAGACGGGTATATCCAACTCAAGGACCGGTCCAAGGATATCATCATCTCCGGCGGCGAGAATATTTCGTCGATCGAAGTCGAGGAAACGCTGTATCGCCATCCCGCCGTCGGGGTTGTTGCTGTCGTCGCAATGCCACATGAAAAATGGGGCGAAACGCCCTGTGCCTTCGTCGAACTTGCAGAGGGGCAAGTGGCGGATACCGATACGCTCAAGGCATGGTGCAAAGAACAGCTTGCGCCCTACAAGGTGCCGGGCAAGTTTGTCTTCATGGACATTCCGCGCACCTCGACCGGAAAAATCCAGAAATTCGTCCTGCGTGAACAGGCAAGAGATCTTGGCGCAAAATGA